The window CCGGGTGGCCTCCGTCGGGGAGGGCTCGGGGGCGACCTCCGTCAGCGCCGCCGACTGCGGCTGCGGGGGACGGTTGCCCAGGCGCACGGCGGAGACGGCGAGGGCCATCTCGTTGCCGTCGGCGAAGCGCTGCCCCGGGTCCTTGCGCAGGGCGATGCCGATGAGTTCGCGGGTCTCGGCGGTGACGCTCGTCGACAGGGCCGGCGGGGCCTGGCTGATGTGCGCCAGCGCCACCGACACCGAGGAGTCGCCGGTGAAGGGGCGGCGGCCGGCGAGCATCTCGTAGCCCACCACGCCGAGGGAGTACACGTCGGAGGCGGCGGTGACCTCGCGTCCCTGCGCCTGCTCCGGGGAGACGTACTGGGCGGTGCCCACCACCATGCCGGTGCGGGTGAGCGGGACGGCGGCGGCCGCCTTGGCGATGCCGAAGTCCGTGATCTTCACCTGCCCGTTCTGCGTGATGAGCAGGTTGCCCGGCTTGATGTCGCGGTGCACGAGGTCCATGCGGTGGATGACCGACAGGCCGTGGGCGGCCTGCTCGAGGACGTCGAGGACCAGCTCCTCGTCGAGGCTCCGCTCCCGCGCCAGCAGGTCCGCCAGGGACTCGCCACGGATGTACTCCATCGCGATGAAGCAGAAGGTGTGACCCGCGGGGTCGGGGATCTCGCGGTAGTCGTAGGTGCGCACGACGTTGTCGGAGTCGATGAGCTCCGCGGTCTCCGCCTCGTTGCGGAAACGGACGAGGAACTCCTGGTTGTCCGAGAACTCCGGGCGCAGGATCTTCAGCGCGACCTCCCGGTCGTGCACGGTGTCGTCGGCGAGCCACACCGTCGACATGCCGCCGTGCCCGATGATCCACTGCAGGCGGTAGTCCTCGCCGATCAGTTTCTGG of the Corynebacterium humireducens NBRC 106098 = DSM 45392 genome contains:
- a CDS encoding serine/threonine-protein kinase; the protein is MSDTDGRERLQKLIGEDYRLQWIIGHGGMSTVWLADDTVHDREVALKILRPEFSDNQEFLVRFRNEAETAELIDSDNVVRTYDYREIPDPAGHTFCFIAMEYIRGESLADLLARERSLDEELVLDVLEQAAHGLSVIHRMDLVHRDIKPGNLLITQNGQVKITDFGIAKAAAAVPLTRTGMVVGTAQYVSPEQAQGREVTAASDVYSLGVVGYEMLAGRRPFTGDSSVSVALAHISQAPPALSTSVTAETRELIGIALRKDPGQRFADGNEMALAVSAVRLGNRPPQPQSAALTEVAPEPSPTEATRMLGAVTHPTTIRPAQPVTPVPPARPLPPAQPAPQPRGGGFGTGLLLAVLIAALLGGGMYLAWQAGLFEGAGGDEPSTTPTTTQEIVTEWVTPSPEPEQVTTPPPTTRAPETTTEFVTPTEESPSPEPEPTPESTTQPTPEPTTQPTGQPTPPPVTTAPPVDPGDGTPGDPDPLPDTLGNLINGGN